In the Cytobacillus luteolus genome, AAATAAGTGAGATCCTAGATTTACCAGTAGGTACAGTGAAGACAAGAATTCATAGGGGCCGCGAAGCTCTAAGAAATCAATTGCGACACTTGTAATAGGGGTGATAATAATGAATTGTCCTACTGAAATAGTTGAGTTAATGCATAAATACCTGGATGAAGAGATTGAACATAATGAAGAAATTAAACTTCGTAGCCATTTACAGAAATGTGAGGACTGTTCAAGACACTTTTATGAATTAGAGAAGGCTATTGCTTTTGTGCAAAGCACTTCCCATGTTGTTGCACCAGATGATTTCACAATGAAGATAATGCAAAACCTTCCTAAGGAGAAAAAGACAGTAAGTATGAGAAGATGGTTTAGGATACATCCCTTACTTACTGCAGCATCTTTATTTTGTGTATTGATGCTTGGAAGTATTTTTTCAATTTGGAATGAAAACCAGGAGTTCTCGGTATCTAAACAAACGGATCTAATCATTGAAAATAATACTGTGATTGTTCCAGAGGATAAGGTTATTAAGGAAGATATCGTTGTTCGGAATGGTACCATTATTATTGAAGGGCAAGTTAAAGGCAATGTAACAATTATCAACGGTGATAAGTACTTGGCATCTGCAGGTCATGTAACCGGAGAAATAAAAGAAGTCAATGAGCTTTTTGAATGGTTATGGTATCACATTAAAAAGGTAGCAAATGAAGTAGTTGATGTTTTTGAAGAAGAAGAAAACTCTTTATCTTAGACCACCTCATATTGAATTGTTCTCCAATTGTTAAGACAATTTTAGGGCAGTTCAAACGGTGGTCTTTTTTGTCACTCTTTATCACTGCTCTTATTTGTAAACAGTGTATAAAACCTTTATGATATAATTATATAGATAAATTTTAGGAAGTTATCCAGGTTTTTTGATAAATTATGATTTGAATTGGAAATTTTGAACATTGGAGGAAGTGTGAGAATAATGCCATTTGGAGAACTACCATTTTTAGATTACCTCGGCTATATTATAGATATTCTCCTTGTTTGGTTTGTCATTTATAAATTAATAATGGTAATTCGTGGTACAAAGGCTGTGCAATTATTAAAAGGAATCACTGTTATTATCATTATTAGGATGTTAAGTAGTGTTTTAGGGCTTAACACACTACAATGGCTCATGGACCAGGCATTGACGTGGGGATTTTTAGCGATTATTATTATTTTTCAGCCAGAATTACGGAGAGCACTAGAGCAACTGGGTAGGGGAAAGCTATTTTCACGTACGAATGCTCCCGAAGAGGACGAGCAAACGTCGTTTATAGATTCTCTTGTAAAAGCGACTGACTATATGGCAAAACGTCGTATAGGGGCTTTAATTTCAATTGAGCGTGAGACAGGTATGGGTGACTACATAGAAACCGGTATAGGTTTAGATGCTAAAATTACTTCGGAATTATTAATAAATACGTTTATTCCAAATACTCCACTACATGATGGAGCTGTGATTATCCAGAAAAATAAAGTAGCTGCAGCAGCTTGTTACCTCCCCCTTTCTGAGAGTCCATTTATTTCAAAAGAATTAGGTACAAGACATAGAGCAGCGTTAGGTATAAGTGAGGTAACAGATAGTATTACAGTTGTTGTTTCAGAGGAAACAGGTAGTATTTCTTTAACAAAGAATGGTGAGTTACATCGTGAATTAAAGCAAGATGCATTTCGTGAGATGTTAGTCCGTGAACTGCAAGCTAAAAATAGCTCTACTTCCTCGACTCTTTGGCAATGGAGGGGGAAGAAAAATGGATAAATTTATGAACAATAGATGGTTTATGAAAATAGTTGCTTTACTATTAGCACTTATGTTGTTTATGTCTGTAAGCTTTGAAACACAGCCAAGTCCTCCAGGGCCATCTTTTCCTACAGCATCACGGGATGTAGAGACACTGACAGATGTTCCAATAACAACGTATTATGATAGTGAAAACCTAGTTATTTCAGGTATGCCTCAATATGCAAAGGTAACCTTGGAAGGCCCAACAGGAGTAACGAAAACAGCAAGTCTTCAGCGGGATATTGAAGTGTTTGCTGATTTACGAGACCTAGGAATTGGTACTCATAATGTAAATCTTAAATATAGGAATGTTTCAGAAAAAATTGAAGTTATAATTGACCCTGCGACTGTAAGAGTAACGATACAGGAAAGAGTATCTGAGAATTATCCTGTAGAAGTTGATTTTATTAATAAAGATAAAATTAAAGAAGGTTATATCGCAGAGGAACCTATTGTTAAGCCGAATAGTGTGAAAATTATTGGTGCAAAAGAAGAAGTTGAAAAGATTGCATTGGTTAAGGCAATTGTTGATCTTACTGGTGTTAATGAAACAGTAGAAACAGAGGCCCGAGTAGCAGTGTATGATAAAAACGGCAATGTTCTTTCTGTAGAGGTTGAGCCTTCAGTTGTTGACATAACCGTACCAATCTCGAGTCCAAGCAAGAAGGTTCCTTTTAAGATCAATAGAAAAGGTACTTTACAGCAAGGACTAAGCATAGTAAACATTGAAGCGATTCCAAGTGAGATCACAGTATATGGCCCTAAAGAAATAATCGATAAAATTGAGTTCATAGACGGAGTAACAGTTGATATTTCAGAATTAACAAATGATACTACATTGGATATTCCAATTCCTGTTCCAGAAGGTGTAAAGAAAATATCACCAGAAGTTATCAAAGTTACAATTGAAATAGAAAAAGAGGAAAGTAGAACCTTTACAAATTTACCGATTCAAACTTTTGGGTTAAGAGAACAATTGCAACTAGAGTTTATTGATCCAGAAAACGGTACTTTGGATGTTGAAGTACTAGGTGCGCCAACACTCTTAGATGAGATTGACCCATCTGATATTGAGTTATATATTAATTTAACAGACATAGGTATAGGTGAACATAACATAAGAATTGAAGTGAATGGACCTCAAAATATTTCGTGGGTACTGCCACGGGTAGAAGTCAAAGTTAATATTACTGAGAAACCGTAGAGAAGCGGTGAGTTATTATAAAGGAGCGATAAATGAATGGGTAAATATTTTGGTACGGATGGAGTTCGCGGAATTGCAAATAGTGAGCTAACTCCTGAACTAGCTTTTAAGGTTGGTCGTTTTGGGGGATATGTTCTAACAAAGGATAAAGAGCGTCCAAAAGTATTAATAGGGCGTGATACGCGTATATCTGGACATATGCTTGAAGGAGCCTTAGTAGCAGGCTTACTATCCATCGGTGCAGAAGTAATGAGACTTGGAGTAATGTCTACTCCAGGTGTATCCTTTTTAACAAAAGCATTAGGTGCACAAGCAGGTGTAATGATTTCTGCTTCTCACAATCCTGTGCAGGATAACGGAATAAAGTTCTTTGGTCCAGATGGATTTAAACTTTCAGACGATCAAGAAAAAGAAATTGAAGAACTATTGGATCAAAGTGAAGATCACCTTCCAAGACCAGTAGGAGCCCAACTAGGACAAGTAAATGATTATTTTGAGGGTGGCCAAAAATATCTTCAATTCTTAAAGCAGACGGTAGATGAGGACTTTTCTGGTATCCATGTTGCGCTAGATTGTGCACATGGTGCAACTTCTTCCTTAGCAACACATTTATTTGCTGATTTAGATGCAGATATCTCTACAATGGGTACCTCTCCAAACGGACTAAATATTAATGAGGGGGTAGGTTCAACACACCCTGAAGCCCTTTCTGCTTTTTTAAAGGAAAAAGGTGCAGATGTAGGTCTAGCATTTGATGGGGATGGTGATCGTTTAATAGCAATTGATGAAAATGGTGATATTGTTGACGGCGATCAAATTATGTATATATGTGCCAAATATCTAAATGAGAATGGCAGATTGAAGCATCAGACAGTTGTTTCAACGGTAATGAGCAATTTAGGCTTCTACAAAGCATTAGAAGCAAATGGTATACAAAGTGCACAAACAGCTGTAGGCGATCGATATGTGGTCGAAGAAATGAGAAAAAGTGGTTATAATCTAGGTGGAGAGCAATCGGGGCATATTATCTTCCTTGATTATAATACGACAGGCGATGGTTTATTATCTGGACTTCAATTAGTTAACATTATGAAGGTTACTAAAAAGCCATTGTCACAGTTAGCGAGTGAAATGAAGAAGTTTCCACAACTACTAGTGAATGTAAAGGTAACAGATAAGCATCATGTTACTGACAATGAAAAGGTAAAACAAATCATAGAAGAAGTTGAAAATGAAATGAATGGTAATGGTCGTATTCTAGTTAGGCCATCCGGTACAGAAGCACTAGTTCGTGTTATGGCTGAAGCTTCAACAGAAGAGTTATGTAATCAGTACGTTCAAAGAATCGTAGACGTAATCCAACAAGAAATGGGTATAGAATAGAAACCAAAATATGCATAGAGTGGCACAAAATTGCCAATCTATGCATATTTTTTAATTATACGGTTAATTTTTATCTAACAATTACTGGTAAAATAGACGTTAATTATTGACCTTTTTACAGTTAGTTGGTATGATAAATCGTGTTTCATTTACTCAGGAATAGAAAGTGAGGATAGAGGTTGATATAATTAAATAAGCGCCTGAACTAAATTCATGAACGAAATTAGAGTTTAGTTGACGAGGAGGAGGATTATCGAACTTTCGGCGGATACCTCCCGGTTGGTAAAATCACAACCGTAATTCCTTCTTGAAAAACAAAGAGGCAACTCTTTGCACAAACGAAAGGATATTGATTTCATACTTGAAAATACTAAAACTTAAGGGGGCAAGAGAGTGTCCCCACTTTCTTGTTCTCCAATTCAAGGAGGAAGAAATCATATGTGCGGAATTGTAGGATATATTGGTCAACAAGATTCAAAGGAAATTTTATTAAAAGGCTTAGAAAAGCTGGAATATCGTGGATACGACTCAGCAGGTATTGCTGTAATGAACGAACAAGGAGTTCGTGTATTCAAAGAAAAAGGTCGTATAGCGGTTTTACGTGATATTGTTGATGAATCAGTCCAAGCACCAGTTGGAATCGGGCATACACGTTGGGCAACTCATGGAGTACCTAGCAAAGTTAATGCACATCCACATCAAAGTAATTCAAGTCGTTTTACGTTGGTTCATAATGGTGTAATCGAAAACTATTCGATCCTCCAACGTGAATATATACAAAATGTTCAATTGAAAAGTGAAACTGATACAGAGATTATTGTACAAATCATCGAGCGTTTCGTTAACGAAGGTTTAGATACTGAAGCAGCGTTACGTAAAACGTTATCGATTTTAAAAGGCTCATATGCCCTTGCGTTATTAGATCATGAAGATGCTAATACAATTTATGTAGCTAAAAATAAAAGTCCATTACTAGTGGGTCTTGGTGATAATTTCAATGTAGTTGCGAGTGATGCAATGGCAATGTTGCAAGTAACTGACCAATATGTTGAGTTAATGGATAAAGAAATGGTACTTGTACGAGAAGATGAAGTGATCATTAAAAACCTTGATGGTGAGGTTATTTCACGTAATCCTTACACTGCAGAGCTTGATGCTAGCGACATTGAAAAAGGTACGTATCCTCATTACATGTTAAAAGAAATTGATGAGCAACCGTTAGTGATGAGAAAAATCATCCAACAGTACCAAGGGAATGAAAATAGATTAACGATCAACAAGGAAATTGTTGAAGCAATGAATGCAGCAGATCGCATATATATTGTTGCTGCAGGAACAAGTTACCATGCTGGCCTTGTTGGAAAGCACTATATTGAAAAAATGGCAAGAATTCCGGTAGAAGTACATGTGGCAAGTGAATTTGCATATAACATGCCAATTCTATCTGAGAATCCATTATTTATTTTCATTTCTCAAAGTGGAGAAACGGCAGATAGCCGAGGAGTGCTTGTTCAAGTTAAAGAATTGGGTCATAAAGCACTTACGATTACGAACGTACCAGGTTCAACTCTTTCACGTGAAGCGGATTATACGCTATTATTACACGCTGGTCCTGAAATTGCAGTTGCATCAACAAAAGCCTACACTGCTCAAATTGCTGTATTATCTATCCTTGCTGCTGTTACAGCAGAATCAAAAGGAATTAATTTAGAATTTGATTTAATTCAAGAGCTTGGAATTGTTGCAAACGCAATGGAAGTTTTATGTGATGCTAAAGAGGAAATGGAAGAAATCGCGCGTGAATATTTATCAACAACAAGAAATTGTTTCTTCATTGGCCGTACGTTAGACTTCTATGTAGGCCTTGAGGGAGCATTAAAGTTAAAAGAAATTTCCTATATCCAAGCAGAAGGTTTTGCTGGAGGAGAGTTAAAGCACGGTACGATTGCTTTAATTGAAAATGGAACACCAATTATCGCACTAGCTACACAAGAGCATGTTAACTTAGGTATTCGTGGAAATGTAAAAGAGGTAGTTGCACGTGGTGCAAACCCTTGTATTATTTCAATGAAAGGTCTTGAAGAAGAAGAAGACCGTTATGTATTGCCGACGGTTAACGAAATGCTTACACCACTAGTATCAGTTATTCCATTACAGCTTATCTCCTATTACGCAGCACTTCACCGTGATTGTGATGTTGATAAACCACGTAACCTTGCGAAAAGTGTTACAGTTGAATAAAGGGTAATGATAAAAGTCCTCCTAGAATGTCTAGGAGGACTTTTTTATGTTGAGAATAGTTTTCTCTTCCAAGTTTTTAAAATTGGAAATAACGATCAAGCAAATAAGAGACTGATTTACAATGAGGGTGATTTCGAATATTTTCGACCAATCCCTTTATAATTGCCTGGCTTAAATTCGAATCAATAATATGCTGTTTTATTAAAATTAGTGATTCTTTCTCGATGGATTCTGTTAATTCCTCAATCTTCTGCTCCAATACCTTAAGTATTTGTTCCTTCGTTACTTCCTCAAAAGTTGAAAGCTCAAACATTTTCATAAGTTCTTGTGAGATAAAAGGGATGGATGTATGTTTTGCAAGTAGATTTGTTTTCTCTACAAGCGATTTGGAAAGTAAATTTAGATCTAATGTGACATTATAAAATAAAAATAACTCAGAATATGTTCTCATAAAGCCCTTTATACAAAAAAGTAAATCATATTTTGTTTCTCTGACACTGTCACCATACAAGCGCTCAATCATTGTTAGGATGATTTTATCAATTAGGCTATCATAGTAGCGGGTTCTGGAAATGAATTCAGGATTAAACGTTTGAGTTTGTTCTTTCATGAACATTTTAGCGAAATCCGCATGTTTATGGAATGAGTGGTAGGTTGAATAGTAAAATTTATATAATAGTTCATTACTTTCTTCTGAATTTTTGACCATGTAGTCAATATCTGAGATAATCTGAATCATGAAATGATCAATGAGTGCTATAATCAACTCATCTTTTGACTTGAAGGATAAGTAAAACGCACCCTTCGAAATGCCGCAGTGCTCCGTTATTTGCTGGACTGAAGTTGCCTCAAACCCTTGTTTTGCAAAGAGCTCTATTGCCTTCTCCATTATTAATTGTTTTTTTATCATTTCTATCTCTCCCAGATTTAATGATTGACAATTGACCGATTAGTCATTAGTATAAGTAACTGAGTCTGATAAGTCAATTGGGGGTATGTGTAAGTATGAAAGGCTTGGTTAATTTTGTATTAAAAAATAAGTTAGCAGTATGGTTACTTACTATCATTATAACTGTATCAGGAATTTATTCAGGAACGCAAATGAAAACAGAGACGATCCCAGATATATCAATACCTTATTTAATGGTAATGGGTGTATATCCTGGTGCAACTCCTGAACAAGTGATGGATGAAGTATCAATACCATTAGAAAAAGCAGTAGAGAATTTAGAAGATGTAAAATCAGTGTTTTCAAATTCATATTCTAACATGTCAAGTATACAGGTGGAATATGAATATGGCATAGATATGGACGAGGCAAAACGTGCACTTGAATCTGCACTAGATGCTGTGACTTTACCAGAAGGAGCTCAAGAACCGGTCATTACAGCAATAAGCATGAACATGATGCCAGTTGTTGCTTTAAGTGTAAGTAGTGAGGAAGAGAATGTTGTAGAATTAACCGCTACAGTCGAGGAGATTATCCTTCCGAAAATTGAAAGGATAGATGGCGTTGCATCGGCAACAATTACTGGTCAGCATATTGAAGAAGTGCATCTTACTTATAATGAAGAAAAAATGGCTGAGTTCGGTATTACTGAAGACAATGTAAAGCAAATGATTCAAGCAAGTGACTTAGCTGTTTCTTTAGGGCTTTACGAGTTTGAAGATGGTGAACAAGCAGTAGCTGTTGACGGTAAGTTCATGACAGCAGATGAGTTGAAGGAAATGCTTATTCCTGTGACTCCAACAGAAGTACAACCATTGCCATTTGTAAAACTTAGCGAGTTTGCCACAATTGAAGTTGTAGGAAAAGTACAATCTGTTTCCCGAACAAATGGTAAAGATGCTATTGCAATTCAAATTGTTAAAGGTCAACAGGCTAACACGGTTGATGTTGTAAATCGTGTTAAAGAGCTTGTTGAAGAAGAAACCACTAATTTAGAGGGTCTTATTATTGATATTTCAGTAGATCAAGGTGCACCAATTGAAAAATCAGTGGCCACTATGATTGAAAAGGCTCTGTTCGGTGGATTGATAGCAGTATTGATTATTCTATTATTCCTACGTGACTTTAAATCAACCGTTATATCAATCATTTCTATCCCAGTATCCATTTTTATGGCATTACTGTTACTAAACTGGTTGGATATTACCCTAAATATAATGACATTAGGTGCAATTACTGTGGCAATTGGTCGTGTAATCGATGACTCGATTGTTGTAGTCGAAAATATTTATCGACGTCTTCATTTAAAAGAAGAAAAGCTAACAGGTCGAGCACTTATACGTGAAGCAACAATAGAAATGTTTAAACCAATCCTATCTTCAACACTAGTCACGGTTGCAGTGTTTGCTCCACTAATTTTTGTTGGCGGTATGGTTGGTGAATTATTCATGCCATTCGCATTAACAATGACGTTTGCATTAGGAGCATCATTAATTGTTGCGGTTACGATTGTTCCTGCGTTATCTCATTATCTATTCAAGAGAAAGCTATATAGTGAGAAAACCGAGAGCAACCACAAAGAGGTAGGGAAACTATCGAATTGGTATAAAGGTATTTTAGAATGGACGCTTAACCATAAAATTATTACATCTATCATTTCAATATTACTACTAGTAGGAAGCCTTGCGCTTACCCCTTTGATTGGATTTAGTTTTATGGGAAGTGAAGAAGAAAAAGTTATGTACCTAACGTATACTCCTGCAACAGGTGAGCTAATGGAAGAAACGCTAGCAAACATTGAAGTTGTAGAAGAAGAGTTATTACAACATGACGACATCGATATCGTACAATTATCTGTCACTGAAAGTGGAGACCCAATGACTGCCATGATGGGTGGAAGTGGAGATGGGGCATTAATGTATCTTATCTTTGATCCAAAAATGGAAGATTTCCCTGGTGTCCGTGAAGATATTGAAGAATATGTATTTAACATTGGCCAAAGTGGTGAATGGAAAAGTCAAAACTTTACTTCAATGTCAATGTCAACAAATGAACTAAGCTATACTTTATACAGTGAAAATTTGAATGATTTAAATGAAGCAGTAAAGATGTTAGAAGACGTTATGGCAGAAAATAGTAGTTTAGAAGATGTTTCATCAAGTGCAGAGGATGCGTATGTAGAATATACATTCAAGGTAAAGCAAGACGAATTATTACAGTACGGTTTAACAACAGGGCAAATTGTCATGATGTTAAGGCCTTCATCAACGGAAGAGGTTATTACTACTGTTGAAAAAGACGGAGATACTCTAGAAGTGATTCTACAACAGGAACAAGCGGCTGTGCCGAAGTCAATTGATGATATACTAGCAACACAAGTACCGACTGCTCTTGGTACAATGATGCCACTTTCAGACCTTGTAACTGTGGAAAAAGGCACAACTCTAAATACACTAGCTCGTAGTAAAGGTGAATACTATGCAAGCGTATCAGGAACGATTATTGGTGATGATATTTCAAAAGCAACTAATGAAGTAGATAAAGCAATTGATCAACTAGATTTACCAAAGGGTGTAACTGTCGGTGTAGCTGGGGTAGCAGCTGATATGAATGAGACATTCACGCAGCTTGGGCTAGCGATGCTTGCAGCTATTGCGATTGTGTACTTCATTCTGGTTGTGACTTTTGGAGAGGGTGTGGCT is a window encoding:
- a CDS encoding efflux RND transporter permease subunit, translated to MKGLVNFVLKNKLAVWLLTIIITVSGIYSGTQMKTETIPDISIPYLMVMGVYPGATPEQVMDEVSIPLEKAVENLEDVKSVFSNSYSNMSSIQVEYEYGIDMDEAKRALESALDAVTLPEGAQEPVITAISMNMMPVVALSVSSEEENVVELTATVEEIILPKIERIDGVASATITGQHIEEVHLTYNEEKMAEFGITEDNVKQMIQASDLAVSLGLYEFEDGEQAVAVDGKFMTADELKEMLIPVTPTEVQPLPFVKLSEFATIEVVGKVQSVSRTNGKDAIAIQIVKGQQANTVDVVNRVKELVEEETTNLEGLIIDISVDQGAPIEKSVATMIEKALFGGLIAVLIILLFLRDFKSTVISIISIPVSIFMALLLLNWLDITLNIMTLGAITVAIGRVIDDSIVVVENIYRRLHLKEEKLTGRALIREATIEMFKPILSSTLVTVAVFAPLIFVGGMVGELFMPFALTMTFALGASLIVAVTIVPALSHYLFKRKLYSEKTESNHKEVGKLSNWYKGILEWTLNHKIITSIISILLLVGSLALTPLIGFSFMGSEEEKVMYLTYTPATGELMEETLANIEVVEEELLQHDDIDIVQLSVTESGDPMTAMMGGSGDGALMYLIFDPKMEDFPGVREDIEEYVFNIGQSGEWKSQNFTSMSMSTNELSYTLYSENLNDLNEAVKMLEDVMAENSSLEDVSSSAEDAYVEYTFKVKQDELLQYGLTTGQIVMMLRPSSTEEVITTVEKDGDTLEVILQQEQAAVPKSIDDILATQVPTALGTMMPLSDLVTVEKGTTLNTLARSKGEYYASVSGTIIGDDISKATNEVDKAIDQLDLPKGVTVGVAGVAADMNETFTQLGLAMLAAIAIVYFILVVTFGEGVAPFAILFSLPFAVIGSFVGLLIAGETISVSVMMGLLMLIGIVVTNAIVLVDRIIHMERDGLSMREAILEAGATRLRPILMTAIATIGALIPLAISSEGGGGLISKGLGITVIGGLTSSTLLTLIIVPIVYEVLSKMFKKNRKEVQEN
- a CDS encoding YbbR-like domain-containing protein, giving the protein MDKFMNNRWFMKIVALLLALMLFMSVSFETQPSPPGPSFPTASRDVETLTDVPITTYYDSENLVISGMPQYAKVTLEGPTGVTKTASLQRDIEVFADLRDLGIGTHNVNLKYRNVSEKIEVIIDPATVRVTIQERVSENYPVEVDFINKDKIKEGYIAEEPIVKPNSVKIIGAKEEVEKIALVKAIVDLTGVNETVETEARVAVYDKNGNVLSVEVEPSVVDITVPISSPSKKVPFKINRKGTLQQGLSIVNIEAIPSEITVYGPKEIIDKIEFIDGVTVDISELTNDTTLDIPIPVPEGVKKISPEVIKVTIEIEKEESRTFTNLPIQTFGLREQLQLEFIDPENGTLDVEVLGAPTLLDEIDPSDIELYINLTDIGIGEHNIRIEVNGPQNISWVLPRVEVKVNITEKP
- the glmM gene encoding phosphoglucosamine mutase, whose amino-acid sequence is MGKYFGTDGVRGIANSELTPELAFKVGRFGGYVLTKDKERPKVLIGRDTRISGHMLEGALVAGLLSIGAEVMRLGVMSTPGVSFLTKALGAQAGVMISASHNPVQDNGIKFFGPDGFKLSDDQEKEIEELLDQSEDHLPRPVGAQLGQVNDYFEGGQKYLQFLKQTVDEDFSGIHVALDCAHGATSSLATHLFADLDADISTMGTSPNGLNINEGVGSTHPEALSAFLKEKGADVGLAFDGDGDRLIAIDENGDIVDGDQIMYICAKYLNENGRLKHQTVVSTVMSNLGFYKALEANGIQSAQTAVGDRYVVEEMRKSGYNLGGEQSGHIIFLDYNTTGDGLLSGLQLVNIMKVTKKPLSQLASEMKKFPQLLVNVKVTDKHHVTDNEKVKQIIEEVENEMNGNGRILVRPSGTEALVRVMAEASTEELCNQYVQRIVDVIQQEMGIE
- a CDS encoding TetR/AcrR family transcriptional regulator, with product MIKKQLIMEKAIELFAKQGFEATSVQQITEHCGISKGAFYLSFKSKDELIIALIDHFMIQIISDIDYMVKNSEESNELLYKFYYSTYHSFHKHADFAKMFMKEQTQTFNPEFISRTRYYDSLIDKIILTMIERLYGDSVRETKYDLLFCIKGFMRTYSELFLFYNVTLDLNLLSKSLVEKTNLLAKHTSIPFISQELMKMFELSTFEEVTKEQILKVLEQKIEELTESIEKESLILIKQHIIDSNLSQAIIKGLVENIRNHPHCKSVSYLLDRYFQF
- a CDS encoding anti-sigma factor family protein; the protein is MNCPTEIVELMHKYLDEEIEHNEEIKLRSHLQKCEDCSRHFYELEKAIAFVQSTSHVVAPDDFTMKIMQNLPKEKKTVSMRRWFRIHPLLTAASLFCVLMLGSIFSIWNENQEFSVSKQTDLIIENNTVIVPEDKVIKEDIVVRNGTIIIEGQVKGNVTIINGDKYLASAGHVTGEIKEVNELFEWLWYHIKKVANEVVDVFEEEENSLS
- the cdaA gene encoding diadenylate cyclase CdaA, producing the protein MPFGELPFLDYLGYIIDILLVWFVIYKLIMVIRGTKAVQLLKGITVIIIIRMLSSVLGLNTLQWLMDQALTWGFLAIIIIFQPELRRALEQLGRGKLFSRTNAPEEDEQTSFIDSLVKATDYMAKRRIGALISIERETGMGDYIETGIGLDAKITSELLINTFIPNTPLHDGAVIIQKNKVAAAACYLPLSESPFISKELGTRHRAALGISEVTDSITVVVSEETGSISLTKNGELHRELKQDAFREMLVRELQAKNSSTSSTLWQWRGKKNG
- the glmS gene encoding glutamine--fructose-6-phosphate transaminase (isomerizing), with the protein product MCGIVGYIGQQDSKEILLKGLEKLEYRGYDSAGIAVMNEQGVRVFKEKGRIAVLRDIVDESVQAPVGIGHTRWATHGVPSKVNAHPHQSNSSRFTLVHNGVIENYSILQREYIQNVQLKSETDTEIIVQIIERFVNEGLDTEAALRKTLSILKGSYALALLDHEDANTIYVAKNKSPLLVGLGDNFNVVASDAMAMLQVTDQYVELMDKEMVLVREDEVIIKNLDGEVISRNPYTAELDASDIEKGTYPHYMLKEIDEQPLVMRKIIQQYQGNENRLTINKEIVEAMNAADRIYIVAAGTSYHAGLVGKHYIEKMARIPVEVHVASEFAYNMPILSENPLFIFISQSGETADSRGVLVQVKELGHKALTITNVPGSTLSREADYTLLLHAGPEIAVASTKAYTAQIAVLSILAAVTAESKGINLEFDLIQELGIVANAMEVLCDAKEEMEEIAREYLSTTRNCFFIGRTLDFYVGLEGALKLKEISYIQAEGFAGGELKHGTIALIENGTPIIALATQEHVNLGIRGNVKEVVARGANPCIISMKGLEEEEDRYVLPTVNEMLTPLVSVIPLQLISYYAALHRDCDVDKPRNLAKSVTVE